One stretch of Lucilia cuprina isolate Lc7/37 chromosome 6, ASM2204524v1, whole genome shotgun sequence DNA includes these proteins:
- the LOC124420544 gene encoding poly(A) polymerase gamma-like, with protein MLKEGMSIEARHVKRKQLSQYLDADFLKRERKSMDSHNSFNNAILANRKRLSNEMQQKEGSNGSTVKRSRVSESQEDNSNASSDAGGGGNTTPTTPTSQQQTAPTFNKQQQSTTPQQEEVSDNSNGGNSNSNSNTASTQPTAEVACS; from the exons atgttaaaggaGGGCATGTCCATAGAGGCCCGTCACGTCAAACGCAAACAGTTGTCACAGTATTTAGATGCTGATTTCTTGAAACGTGAACGTAAATCCATGGACAGTCACAATAGTTTCAATAATGCTATACTGGCCAATCGTAAACGACTCTCCAATGAGATGCAACAGAAAGAAGGCAGCAATGGCAGTACTGTCAAGCGATCACGAGTCAGTGAATCG CAGGAAGATAATTCAAATGCTTCTAGTGATGCTGGCGGTGGTGGTAATACTACACCCACCACACCAACATCACAGCAACAAACAGCACCAACATTTAATAAACAACAGCAGTCAACGACGCCACAGCAGGAAGAGGTTTCCGATAATAGTAATGGAGGCAACAGTAATAGCAATAGTAATACGGCTTCAACACAACCCACAGCTGAAGTGGCATGTTCGTGA
- the LOC111675300 gene encoding poly(A) polymerase type 3 has product MWNSEARQQQQNGVTTSTSNTTHNSSGPNAQNNGGSNGSSQQPAKQLGMTSAISLAGPRPEDLQKTEELRKALEPYKVFETEEELNHRMEILAKLNTLVKQWVKEISLAKNMPEVAAQKLGGKIYTFGSYRLGVHHKGADIDALCVAPRNIERADYFTSFFELLKKQPEVTECRAVEEAFVPVIKMNFDGIEIDLLFARLSLKEIPDDFDLRDDNLLKNLDPRSVRSLNGCRVTDEILSLVPNIENFRLALRSIKLWAKKHGIYSNSLGYFGGVTWAMLVARTCQLYPNATASTLVHKFFLVFSRWKWPNPVLLKHPDNVNLRFPVWDPRVNASDRYHLMPIITPAYPQQNSTFNVSESTKKVILMEFNRGMSTTDEIMLGRASWDRLFEAPSFFYRYRHFIVLLVNSQTADDHLEWCGLVESKIRLLIGNLERNQHISLAHVNPKCFDHKKGNSNSNNSCSQNSSSGNEDDKSQNPATAAGGNAAPAAGQASLSTSPYCSMWFIGLEFERTENLNVDLTESIQNFTEHVIQHGVMADKRLGLRPYKDAALQDDNTADADNEEFVEEEEAAAEEDDDVAEEEVKR; this is encoded by the exons ATGTGGAATTCGGAAGCACGGCAACAGCAGCAAAATGGTGTTACTACCTCAACATCCAATACAACACACAATTCTTCTGGACCAAATGCACAGAATAATGGTGGCAGTAATGGCTCTTCACAGCAGCCGGCCAAACAGCTGGGTATGACTTCAGCCATAAGTTTGGCTGGTCCACGACCAGAAGATTTACAAAAAACTGAAGAGCTACGCAAAGCTTTGGAGCCTTACAAGGTTTTTGAAACAGAAGAAGAATTAAATCATCGCATGGAAATACTTGCCAAACTTAATACTCTTGTCAAACAGTGGGTTAAAGAGATTTCATTAGCCAAGAATATGCCCGAAGTGGCGGCTCAAAAGTTGGGTGGTAAAATTTATACCTTCGGTTCGTATCGTTTGGGAGTTCATCATAAAGGTGCTGATATTGACGCATTGTGTGTAGCGCCACGCAATATAGAACGTGCTGATTATTTCACATCATTCTTTGAACTGTTGAAAAAACAACCAGAAGTAACCGAATGTCGAGCCGTTGAAGAGGCTTTTGTACCggttataaaaatgaatttcgaTGGCATCGAAATTGATTTACTTTTCGCTCGTTTATCTCTCAAAGAGATACCGGACGATTTTGATTTGCGCGATGATAACCTATTGAAGAATTTGGATCCACGTTCGGTGCGCAGTTTAAACGGTTGTCGGGTGACAGATGAGATATTGTCGTTAGTACCGaatatagagaattttcgttTAGCATTGCGTTCCATAAAGTTATGGGCTAAAA aACATGGCATCTATTCAAATTCATTGGGTTATTTTGGCGGTGTTACCTGGGCCATGTTGGTGGCTCGAACCTGTCAATTGTATCCGAATGCCACAGCCTCAACTTTGGTCCATAAGttctttttagttttctcaCGTTGGAAGTGGCCAAATCCTGTCTTGCTAAAACATCCCGATAATGTTAATTTAAGATTTCCC GTATGGGATCCTCGTGTTAATGCCTCAGATCGTTATCATTTAATGCCGATTATAACGCCAGCATATCCACAACAGAATTCCACCTTTAACGTTTCGGAATCTACAAAGAAAGTTATATTAATGGAGTTTAATAGGGGCATGTCGACAACAGATGAAATTATGTTGGGCAGAGCTTCGTGGGATAGATTATTTGAGGCTCCCAGTTTCTTTTATAG ATATCGCcactttattgttttattggttAACTCACAAACCGCTGACGATCATTTGGAATGGTGCGGTTTGGTTGAGTCTAAGATACGTCTTTTGATTGGCAACTTAGAGCGTAATCAACACATTTCATTGGCCCATGTCAATCCCAAGTGTTTTGATCATAAAAAGGGCAATAGTAATAGTAATAATTCATGTTCTCAGAATAGCAGTAGCGGCAATGAAGATGATAAATCTCAAAATCCAGCTACTGCAGCTGGTGGCAATGCAGCACCTGCTGCCGGTCAGGCCTCATTATCCACATCGCCTTACTGTTCGATGTGGTTTATTGGTTTGGAATTTGAGCGTACggaaaatttaaatgttgattTAACCGAAAGTATACAGAATTTTACAGAGCATGTTATACAGCATGGTGTAA TGGCTGACAAACGTCTTGGATTACGACCATACAAAGACGCTGCATTACAAGATGACAACACCGCCGACGCAGACAACGAAGAATTTGTGGAGGAGGAGGAGGCAGCAGCAGAAGAGGATGACGATGTAGCGGAGGAGGAGGTTAAACGTTGA
- the LOC111675290 gene encoding uncharacterized protein LOC111675290 has protein sequence MGFVYVVNPPEIPRVAFGSSMERETLPLRGPCLTSFMRQHQGDVFLSPGPMARVDERDHLEIKYPSKLGYSAFASKLLRLPAAETSNNPCVGTYDVDVKTRERKAFKPFNVGAGRAETPKFLTPAPNTYAHHIKRPQLQITTAFGKQRKISPQVRIICSPLNNAHCHKCEQQPLGDYWRNFEEDLDLCRPCMHKIEQKLKSCSSTELQRLRLRRFLLPYRLVRYCGFYHDHNGTTAATQLITTKILKFKINKENYLSLYM, from the exons ATGG GCTTTGTCTATGTCGTCAATCCTCCCGAAATTCCTCGCGTTGCCTTTGGCTCCAGCATGGAACGTGAAACTTTGCCTTTACGAGGACCTTGTTTAACTTCATTTATGCGACAACATCAAGGAGATGTATTCCTAAGTCCTGGACCTATGGCTCGAGTAGATGAAAGAGATCATTTGGAAATTAAG TATCCCTCCAAACTGGGCTATAGTGCCTTTGCTAGTAAATTATTGCGTTTACCAGCGGCTGAGACCTCCAATAATCCCTGTGTAGGTACCTATGATGTGGACGTCAAGACACGAGAAAGAAAGGCTTTTAAGCCATTTAATGTGGGAGCAGGGAGAGCTGAAACCCCGAAATTTTTAACACCAGC GCCCAACACCTATGCCCATCATATAAAACGTCCTCAGCTACAAATAACAACGGCCTTTGGTAAACAACGTAAAATCTCTCCGCAGGTACGAATCATATGTTCCCCTCTCAATAACGCTCATTGTCATAAATGTGAACAACAGCCGCTTGGAGATTATTGGCGTAATTTTGAAGAGGATTTAGATTTATGCCGTCCCTGTATGCATAAAATCGAACAGAAACTAAAAAGTTGCTCCTCCACCGAATTGCAGCGTTTACGTTTGCGTCGCTTTCTGTTGCCCTATCGTTTGGTGCGCTATTGTGGTTTCTATCATGACCACAATGGAACAACTGCAGCCACACAGTTAATAAcgactaaaatattaaaatttaaaattaacaaggAAAATTATTTGTCATTGTATATGTGA